tatcatccatgtatccattttggtataaactcaactcgtggtgtttggaggaagaagaatactgagttgcatcccaagaacaccacacctactgtgaagcatgggggtggaaacatcatgctttggggctgtttttctgctaaggggacaggacgattgatccgtgttaaggaaagaatgaacggggccatgtatcatgagattttgagccgaaacctccttccatcagtgagagctttgaagatgaaacgtggctgggtcttccagcatgacaatgatcccaaacacaccgtaagaagcatttgaaagtcctggagtggcctagccagtctcccagacctcaaccccatagaaaatctgtggagggagttgaaagtctgtgttgctcggcgacagccccaaaacatcactgctctcaagaagatctgcatagaggaatgggccaaaataccagcaactgtgtgtgcaaacctggtaaagacatATAATAatcatttgacctctgttattgccaacaaaggttatattacaaagtattgagttgaatttttgttattgaccaaatacttattttccacgataatttacaaataaattctttaaaattcctacaatgtgaattcctggattttttttccacattgtctctcacagttgaagtgtacctatgaggaaaattacagacctctgtcatcattttaagtgggagaacttgcacaatcgctggctgactaaatacttttttgccccactgtatatatatagatatatatatatatatatatgtatatatatatatatatatatatatatatatatatatatgtgtatatatatatatatatatatatatatatatatatatgtatatatatatatatatatatatatatatataaaatatatgcatTTTGGCACCGGTACATATAATAAAATGAACAAGTTAGTTCATTAGACTAAAATGGAGCGTACACaagataaagccaataatgccattttttttgtggtccccttttaactagaaaagtatcaaaatacaattTGGTCCCGGtcccgggacaacactagtctgtAGTAAGTGTGTACAGACGCCAGTAAGGAAGAGCAGACTGATGATGGGAGGGGTCTGGACTTCAGCTAACTTCCCATCATGGGAAGTCCGTGACCAAAGCAGTTTATAAATTCCAACCCATGTTTACGCCTCAGCCACAATCTGATCGATTCTCATGCTTTCACCGTCACACAAAGGAAACATCCGGCCCGCTTGTCTCCAGTTTTGGGCTTTGGGTCTCCATCCCTACAAGACGTGGACTTATAGTCTCTAAAACAAGTCGAGATTTGGAGGAATTTTgcagatttttttcccccctctcccCTGCAATCATGTACAGCAGCGGTTACTCCCAGGTGTCCAAGTCCAGCCCGCAGGCTCAGAAGAAGACGCGGTACCGGTCAAAGGGCAAGAGCTGCGGCTACTACCTGAGGATCATCTTCTTTTTCTCCTCGCTCATTCAGTCGCTCATCATCGTCAGCCTGGTGCTGTTTTTGGTCTACGGTAAGACGCAGGACTCACCGTCCACCGCGCGCATCCAGGACCTGGAGGAGAGCTTCAGCCGACTCTCCATCGAGAACGTGGCGCTCAGGCACCTGCGGCGGAACCTGACCAACCTACTTAACGTCACCCTGACTGAGAAGACCCGCATTGAGATGGACCTGGGTGTGGTTCGACGTATCTCCAACATCTCTTTCGGTTTGATTCAAGACTTGAACAGACAGCAggtaagatatatatttttttaaactacaaaccccgtttccatatgagttgggaaattgtgttagatgtaaatataaacagaatacaatgatttgcaaatcattttcaacccatattcagttgaatatgctacaaagacaaaatatttgatgttcaaactcaaaaacttttttttttgcaattaataattaacttagaatttcatggctgcaacacgtgccaaagtagttgggaaagggcatgttcaccactgtgttaaatcaccttttcttttaacaacactcaataaacgtttgggaactgaggaaactaattgttgaagctttgaaagtggaattctttcccattcttgttttatgtagagcttcagtcgttcaacagtcaggggtctccactgtcgtattttacgcttcataatgcgccacacattttccatgggagacaggtctggactgtaggcgggccaagaaagtacacgcactctttttttatgaagccacgctgttgtaacacgtgctgaatgtggcttggcattgtcttgctgaaataagcaggggcgtccacgaaaaagacggcgcttagatggcagcatatgttgttccaaaacctgtatgtagctttcagcattaatggtgccttcacagatgtgtaagttacccatgccttgggcactaatgcacccccataccatcacagatgctggcttgtgaactttgcgtcgataacagtctggatggttcgcttcccctttggtccggatgacacgatgtagaatatttccaaaaacaatttgaaatgtggactcgtcagaccacagaacacttttccactttgcatcagtccatcttagatgatctcggccccagagaagctggcggtgtttctggatgttgttgataaatggctttcactttgcaaagtagagctttaacttgcacttacagatgtagcgaccaactgtatttagtgacagtggttttctgaagtgttcctgagcccatgtggtgatatcctttagagattgatgtcggtttttgatacagtgccgtctgagggatcgaaggtcagtcattcaatgttggtttctgaccatgccgcttacgtggagtgatttttccagattctctgaaccttttgatgatattatggaccgtagatgttgaaatccctaaatttcttgcaattgcactttgagaaatgttgttcttaaactgtttgactatttgctcacacagttgtggacaaaggggtgtacctcgccccatcctttcttgtgaaagactgagcattttttgggaagctgtttttatacccaatcatggcacccacctgttcccaattagcctacacacctgtgggatgttccaaataagtgtttgatgagccttcctcaactttatcagtatttattgccacctttcccaacttctttgtcatgtgttgctggcatcaaattctaaagttaatgattatttgcacaaaaaaaaaagtttatcagtttgaacatcaaatatcttgtctttgtagcatattcaactgaatatgggttgaaaatgatttacaaatcattgtattctgtttatatttacatctaacacaatttcccaactcacatggaaacagggtttgtattacaaTTCGCACCACGTCAGACACTTGCACGTTTGTTGTCAGAGAGTGGTTCGTTTACGATGTTTTATTAGTGTGTTTAAAGTAAATGCACCGCCTCATTTTCGAAGGctataaatacactatattgccaaaagtatttggccacctattcaaatgatcagaatcaggagGAATCATGGTGTGGGGTTGATTTTTCAGGAGTTGAGCCAGGCCCTTTTgtcccagtgaaaggaactttgtatGCTCcaaagaccctgccccaagtgaagtgaagtgaagtgacttatatttatatagcgctttttctctagtgactcaaagcgctttacatagtgaaacccaatatctaagttacatttaaaccagtttgggtggcactgggagcaggtgggtgaagtgtcttgcccaaggacacaacggcagtgacaaggatggcggaagcgggaatcgaacctagaaccctcaagttgctggaacggccactccaccaaccgagctataccgggtggaggagttaaagtacctgggagtcttgttcacgagtgggggaaaagtagatcgtgagatcgaccgaccgtcttcagtaatgcggaccctgtatcgatccgttgtggtaaagaaggatctgagctggaaggcaaagctctcaatttactggtcgatctacgttcccatcctcacctatggtcatgagctttgggttatgaccgaaagaacaagatcaatcaataatttatagcagcattgatttttattcattatttttttttttttaataattaaaaacattgtGTTATTAGATGCCacaatgcaactttttcctcattgcatttcaccaatttgctcttttattccactttttattgtttaacaaatatagtatttttagaatgatgtgctgcgggccctaaatggcccccgggccacactttggacaccccgatGTAGATATTTGAAATAGATGTAGTTCTTTATGTACATTATTTCGTACAACAATTGTTCTGCTTTATTGTGACAAGTGATCTCAATGTCATTGTtttacttgcattttttttttttttattcacacaCAATAGCAACAGACAAATTCGGAACTGTTCATGTGCAAGAACCAGCCGCGTACGTCTCAACCATTCCAACCAATGAGTAAGTGGaatcatatttatttatgaatttatAATTACTCCCCAGCGGTGTTGTTGTTGGCAGCAATTAGCTCCTGCCAACAAGTATCATATTTTGTGATACATTATGTCGATTGTCATAAGGGGTGTTGAATTATTGTGTATTGTGAGTGTGTATGAATATATTTGTatctgtatatatgcatatatgtataaatatatacaaaccccgtttccatatgagttgggaaattgtgttagatgtaaatataaacagaatacaatgatttgcaaatccttttcaacccatattcagttgaatatgctacaaagacaacatatttgatgttcaaactcacaaacattttttgttgttgcaaataatcattaactttagaatttgatgccagcaacacgtgacaaagaagttgggaaaggtggcaataaatactgataaagttaaggaatgctcatcaaacacttatttggaacgtcccacaggtgtgcaggctaattgccatgattgggtataaaaacagcttcccaaaacatgctcagtcgttcacaagaaaggatggggcgaggtacacccctttgtccacaactgtgtgagcaaatagtcaaacagtttaagaacaacgtttctcaaagtgcaattgcaagaaatttagggatttcaacatctacggtccgtaatatcatcaaaaggttcagagaatctggagaaatcactccacgtaagcggcatggccggaaaccaacattgaatgaccgtgaccttcgatccctcagacggcactgtatcaaaaaccgacatcaatctctaaaggatatcaccacatgggctcagaaacacttcagaaaaccactgtcactaaatacagttcgtcgctacatctgtaagcgcaagttaaagctctactatgcaaagcgaaagccatttatcaacaacacccacaaacgccgccggcttctctgggcccaagatcatctaagatggactgatgcaaagtggaaaagtgttctgtggtctgacgagtccacatttcaaattgtttttggaaatattctacattgtgtcatccggaccaaaggggaagcaaaccatccataCTTCAAaagcaaacttcaaaagccagcatctgtgatggtatgggggtgcattagtgcccaaggcatgggtaacttacacatctgtgaaggcaccattaatgctgaaaagtacatacaggttttggaacaacatatgctgccatctaagcgccgtctttttcatgcaagacaatgccaagccacattcagcacgtgttacaacagcgtggctttgtaaaaaaaaaaaagagtgcgggtactttcctgaccagtcccccatcaaaaatgtgtggcgcattatgaagcgtaaaatacgaaaatCGGAGACatcggactgttgaaggactgaagctctacataaaacaagaatgggaaagaattccactttcaaagcttcaaccattagtttcctcagttcccaaacgtttattgagtgttgttaagagaaaaggtgatgtaacacagtggtgaacatgccctttcccaactactttggcacatgaaattttaggttaattattatttgcaacaaaaaaaatttagttttcgagttcgaacatcaaatatgttgtctttgtagtgcattcaattgaatatgagttgaaaaggatttgcaaatcattgtattctgtttatatttacatctaacacaatttcccaactcatatggaaattgggtttgtatgtatatatactgtatgtttgtgtgtatatgtatatatttgggtatatgtatatttgtgtgtgtgtggtcttgtatttctacctgtcttgagacaccaacaaggaaaagtagcttccatatgaggaggtgtgaactagttaggacataaatcatggtcccgacacaggaaaccattgcatctaacacattttggagaaactctatcaaaattaggggggaaaatggagggtttttttcaaattgactcctGCTCTGGTCAACatttaaaataacaagtgtgtgtaaacatttgaagtgctccccctctggccaacatatgcaacgacaagtgtgtgtaagaaatagaAATGCGCCCCCAGTGGCTAAAATTGATTAAAAACtgtcataacttgaagtaaataatgagggggaaaaaacaattacaaacaaaaaattccccaaaattaaaaatttcactaaaagtttacttttttctatttgcatagtttgtatatattattattgttggaaatacaaatatttatgtaACTAGAAAGGGTGGGCCTAAAGAggaaggcatttttctcaggtcccaagaaggtatgaaatgtgtgtgtgtgtgtgtgtgtgtgtgtgtgtgtgtgtgtgtgtgtgtgtgtgtgtgtgtgtgtgtgtgtgtgtgtgtgtgtgtgtgtgtgtgtgtgtgtatatgtataaatacatctgtatgtacatgtaaaaatatatatgtatgtaaatgtataaatatatatgtatgtagttgtatagacatatgtatacatactgtacatatgtgtgtttttatgtatatataaatgtacatgtatatactgtatatatgtgtatatgtatacgtaaaaatatttatataattagAAAGAGTGGGCTTAAagtggtaggcatttttcagaggtctcaagaaagtaagaaatacaagaatatgtgtgtgtgtgtgagaatatatatgtataaatatatatgtgtgtatgtatatatatttaaatgtggtTGTAtagacgtatgtatatatactgtatgtatgtgtgtgtttatgtatatatgcatctatatgtatatactgtatatatgtttataggtGTTTATTTCTGTGTtcatgtgcgcgtgtgtgtgtgtgtgtgtgtgtgtgtaagagagtGTGTGAATatacatgtacaaatatatatatatatatatatatttatatttagttgtgtagacgtatgtatatatactgtacgtatgtgtgtgtttatgtatatatgcatctatatgtatatactgtatatacgttTATAGGTGTTTATTTCTGTGtttatgtatgcgtgtgtgtgtgtgtgtgtgtgtgtgtgagaatatatatgtataaatatatgtgtgtatatttatatttaattgtgtagacgtatgtatatatactgtacgtatgtgtgtgtttatgtatatatgcatctatatgtatatactgtatatatgtttataggtGTTTATTtctgtgtttatgtatgtgtgtgtgtgtgtgtgagaatatatatgtataaatatatatgtgtgtatacatatatatttaaatgtggtTGTAtagacgtatgtatatatactgtacgtatgtgtgtgtttatgtatatatgtatatactgtatatatgtttataggtGTTTATttctgtgtttatgtgtgtgtgtgtgtgtgtgtgtgtgtgtaagagagtgtgtgtgaatatatatgtataaatatatatatatatgtatatttatatttagttgtgtagacgtatgtatatatactgcacgtatgtgtgtgtttatgtatatatgcatctatatgtatatactgtatatacgttTATAGGTGTTTATttctgtgtttatgtgtgtgtgtgtgtgtgtgtgagagaatatatacgtataaatatatgtgtgtatatttatatttaattgtgtagacgtatgtatatatactgtacatatgtgtgtatttatgtatatatgcatctatatgtatatactgtatatatgtttataggtGTTTATTTCTGTGtttatgtatgcgtgtgtgtgtgtgtgcgtgtgtgtgagaatatatatgtataaatatatatgtgtgtatgtatatatatttatatgtggttgtatagacttatgtatatatattgtacgtatgtgtgtgtttatgtatatatgcatctatatgtatatatgtttataggtgtttattaatgtgtgtgtgtgcgtgtgtgtgtgtgcgtgtgtgtgtgtaagagagagTGTGTAAGAGAGAGTGTgtgaatatacatgtataaatatatttatatgtatatttatatgtagttGTGTAgacttatgtatatatactgtacgtatgtgtgtgtttatgtatatatccatctatatgtatatactgtatgtacgttTATAGGTGTTTATTTCTGTCtttatgtatgcgtgtgtgtgtgtatgtgtgaatttataactgtgtatacatgtacatgcatatgtgtatatatatatatatatatatatatatatatatatatatatatatatatatatatctatctatcaggggtcggcaacccaaaatgttgaaagagcattattggaccaaaaatacaaaaacaaatctgtctggagctgcaaaaaattaaaagccatattacatacaaaaagtttgtcatgagatataaattgaattaagaggacttaaaggaaactaaatgagctgaaatatagctacgaatgaggcataatgatgcaatatgtacatacagctagcctaaatagcatgttagcatcgattagcttgcagtcatgcagggaccatatatgcctgattagcactccacataagacaataacatcaacaaaactcacctttgtgcattcatgcacgttataagtttggtggacaaaatgagacagaaaaagaagtggcataaaacacgtcctagaaagtcggagaaagttatacatgtaaaccatgggggtcaaactctggcccgtgggccaaattaacattacagctggcccgccattATTGCACAGCAGCGGtgtagctgtaacaccgcaatttctcacacttgccaatcctcccaaagttcagtgcccctcccgaaaatctcccggagcaagcattctccagattttcacccggacaacaatattgagggcatgccttaaaggcactgcctttagcattctcttcaacctgtcgtcacatccgcatttcctccatacaaacagcatgccggcccactcgcataatatatgcggctattacacacacataagtgaatgcaaggcatacttggtcaacagccatacaggtcacactgagggtggccgtataaacaacttaacaactgttacaaatatgcgccacactgtgaactcacaccaaacaagaatgaccaacacatttcgggagaacatctgcactgtaacataacataaacacaacaaaacaaatacccagaaccccttgcagcactaactctttcgggacgctacaatatattttgatatttacctcagaaggccgcaaatagaaaagaggcattacatttgtatttaaattatatttgaaaagccattgatattttttaattattattatttgaagctcgattttccatgtcaccataaagttatataagccttgattgttcaatgtttaatgcaaaacttgtttgggtccctattttggttcatttgttcaaccttggcccgcggctttgttcacttttaaattttggcccactctgtatttgagtttgacacccctgatgtaaacaaaccacggggagttcaaggaccaccaaaattagtaggacaaaacggcgctcgccaaatacttgaatcagtgaagcatgtttaatacaaaaaagtgtgctttataacaatttgggatgtttgtgtcatgtttgtcctacgacagaaaccaaattacaacaaaaaatgtttttttccccctcatctttttccatttttcatacatttttgaaaacgcTCCAGAGAACCACTAGGATGGCGCTAAAGAGTGGCTCCAAAGCTGTGGGtggccgacccctgatatatatgtatctgtaaatatgtgtgtgtatatattatgtacagtatgtgcatgtatatatttgcatgtaaatgtatatatttgaacAATAAGTATTGAAAGACGACGTGCAATCCAACTTCTTCAGTAAAAACATGTCTTTCCTCTTGTTAAAGCGCCGCGAATGTCCCAGCCTATCAGCTGCAACTGTGGACAGCGGGACGAGGAGCTGAGAGCCAAACTCAAACTTGTGGAGTCCAACTTCACACAAACTACGGAAAGGATGAGGATGGATCTGGACCAAATTGCTAAAGATCGCGACAACCTTAACCTCGAGGCGATACGCCTAAGAAGGGACAAATCCGTTCATGAAAAGGAGATCGAGTTCTCCCGACAAAGATGCAAAGAAGACTTTGTCCAGTCCTTGAGCGGCGTCTCCAACGTCTCCAGGGCCTTCCTACAAAAGATCGAGTCCCTCTTCCCCTCCCACATCGCCTTCCAGCTCACCTGTCTGAAACAGCGGGAACACCTGGAGCAGATCCGCTCCAACTGCACAAGTCTGTCCAGAGAGGTGGAGGACCGCTTCCAGTACTACTTGAACACCGTCGGCGATCAGGTGTCGGAGATCCAGACGGAGAACAGCCACTTGAAAGCAGAGAACATGCGCCTGTTCGATGACTTCCGCACGTGCAGCCTGAACCGCACGGGTCTGATCCAAGAGCACAGACAAAACCGGGAGAAACTTCAGCTGAAACACGACCGGGACTATGAGACGCTTCTCTTGGAGAAAAGGAGGCTCCATGGAGACATTGAAGTTCTGGAGAACAACGTCAACTATAAGAATAAAGAAGTTCAACACCTCGCAGAGCAACTTAAGCAACTCAACTTGTCCTGCATGCCTAAGGTGAGCCGggctttttgtctctctgtcagCTTCTTGCCTCGACACATTTTTTACTATTAGGTCACACCAAAATCTCAAGTACTGGtctttactaggggtgtaacggtacacaaaagtttcagttcggtacgtacctcggtttagaggtcacggttcggttcattttcggtacagtaagacatacttgtcaacctttagacctccgatttcagggggtggggggcgtggtcgaggGTGGGGCCGGGGGCgtgtttaagaggggaggagtatatttacagctacaattcaccaagtcaagtattttctatatataaatgataaatgggttgtacttgtatagcgcttttctaccttcaaggtactcaaagcgctttgacattacttccacatttacccattcacacacacattcacacactgacggagggagctgccatgcaaggcgccaaccagcacccatcaggagcaagggtgaagtgtcttgctcaggacacaacggacgtgacgaggttggttctaggtgggatttgaaccagggaccctcgggttgcgcacggccactctcccattgctcatttatttgttatatatatgtgtatatatgtgtatatatatatatatatatatatgtatatatatatgtgtgtgtgtgtgtgtgtgtgtatatatgtgtgtgtgtgtatatatgtgtgtgtgtatatatatatatgtatatgtgtatatatatatgtatgtatatatgtatatatatgtgtatgtatatatatatgtgtgtatatatatatgtatatgtgtatatatgtatgtatatgtgtatatatatgtgtatatatatatgtatgtatatgtgtatatatatgtgtatatatatatatatatatatgtgtgtgtatatatatatatatgtatatgtgtgtatatatatatgtgtgtatatatatgtatgtatatgtgtgtatatatatgtatgtatatatatatatgtgtatatatatatatatatatatatatatatatatatatatatatatgtatatatatgtataagaaatacttgactttcagtgaattctagctatatatatatacatatatttattatatatatatatatgtgtgtgtgtatatatatatatatgtatatgtgtgtatatatatatgtgtgtatatgtatgtatatgtgtgtatatatatgtatgtatatgtgtatatatatatgtatgtatatgtgtgtatatatatgtatgtatatatgtgtatatatatatatatatatatatatatgtataagaaatacttgactttcagtgaattctagctatatatatatatacatatatttattatatatatatatatatatatatatatatatatatatatatatatatatatgtatatgtaggtgtgggaaaaatcacaagactacttcgtctctacagaactgtttcatgaggggttccctcaatcatcaggagatttatatatatatatatatatatatatatatatatatttatatatacatatatatatatatatatatatatatatatatatatatatatatacaagaaatacttgaatttcagtgttcatttatttacacatatacacacacataacactcatctactcatttttgagttaagggttgaattgtccatccttgttctattctctgtcactatttttataaccatatgcatgtacagtagatggcagtattgtcctgttgaagagtgtcacaacattgctgtttacggcagacaaactgctttacagtagaccAAAACGTGagtgctgttgttgtgtgttgttaccgcgctgggaggacgttaatgaaactgccttaaaataaacccacataagaaaccaagaactcgccctggatcattctacagttataacgcaattgggcagacatgctgtttatattgtgggaaagcggacgtgaaaacaggctggcctcactcaggtccgcatggagctggagggggcgtggcctccagctccgcttgaatttcggtatatttttttcgggaga
The DNA window shown above is from Nerophis ophidion isolate RoL-2023_Sa linkage group LG14, RoL_Noph_v1.0, whole genome shotgun sequence and carries:
- the plvapa gene encoding plasmalemma vesicle associated protein a isoform X3; its protein translation is MYSSGYSQVSKSSPQAQKKTRYRSKGKSCGYYLRIIFFFSSLIQSLIIVSLVLFLVYGKTQDSPSTARIQDLEESFSRLSIENVALRHLRRNLTNLLNVTLTEKTRIEMDLGVVRRISNISFGLIQDLNRQQQQTNSELFMCKNQPRTSQPFQPMTPRMSQPISCNCGQRDEELRAKLKLVESNFTQTTERMRMDLDQIAKDRDNLNLEAIRLRRDKSVHEKEIEFSRQRCKEDFVQSLSGVSNVSRAFLQKIESLFPSHIAFQLTCLKQREHLEQIRSNCTSLSREVEDRFQYYLNTVGDQVSEIQTENSHLKAENMRLFDDFRTCSLNRTGLIQEHRQNREKLQLKHDRDYETLLLEKRRLHGDIEVLENNVNYKNKEVQHLAEQLKQLNLSCMPKTGLGSGIGSRFPSPGLGLNKPGLGSTGLGFNTLESTRQGSSSLGSTGSGLNKLGLNGQGSSSLGSTGSGLNKLGLNGQGSSSLGSTGSGLNKLGLIGQGSSSLGSTGSGLNKLGLNGQGSSSLGSTGSGLNKLGLNGQGSSNPGSTGSGLNRQVSTGLGSSSFGSTGSGLGKQGSTGLGSSGVGLTLPGLKSQGSTGLGKQGSTGLGSSGLGLTLPGLKSQGSTGLGSTSFGSTGSGLGKQGSTGLGSSGLGLTLPGLNSQGSTGLGSSSRGSTGSGLTGLGTSSLGSAGSNPSFGSSGASANKPTSNLNTLLGLGSTSKSGSSNSGFPWFGSSNTGQNKPGSGIGRGTSSGFSLGTGRTSSLGGGSVSIAQHLQDLQRIINPSYSSE
- the plvapa gene encoding plasmalemma vesicle associated protein a isoform X1, which produces MYSSGYSQVSKSSPQAQKKTRYRSKGKSCGYYLRIIFFFSSLIQSLIIVSLVLFLVYGKTQDSPSTARIQDLEESFSRLSIENVALRHLRRNLTNLLNVTLTEKTRIEMDLGVVRRISNISFGLIQDLNRQQQQTNSELFMCKNQPRTSQPFQPMTPRMSQPISCNCGQRDEELRAKLKLVESNFTQTTERMRMDLDQIAKDRDNLNLEAIRLRRDKSVHEKEIEFSRQRCKEDFVQSLSGVSNVSRAFLQKIESLFPSHIAFQLTCLKQREHLEQIRSNCTSLSREVEDRFQYYLNTVGDQVSEIQTENSHLKAENMRLFDDFRTCSLNRTGLIQEHRQNREKLQLKHDRDYETLLLEKRRLHGDIEVLENNVNYKNKEVQHLAEQLKQLNLSCMPKTGLGSGIGSRFPSPGLGLNKPGLGSTGLGFNTLESTRQGSSSLGSTGSGLNKLGLNGQGSSSLGSTGSGLNKLGLNGQGSSSLGSTGSGLNKLGLIGQGSSSLGSTGSGLNKLGLNGQGSSSLGSTGSGLNKLGLNGQGSSNPGSTGSGLNRQVSTGLGSSSFGSTGSGLGKQGSTGLGSSGVGLTLPGLKSQGSTGLGKQGSTGLGSSGLGLTLPGLKSQGSTGLGSTSFGSTGSGLGKQGSTGLGSSGLGLTLPGLNSQGSTGLGSSSRGSTGSGLTGLGTSSLGSAGSNPSFGSSGASANKPTSNLNTLLGLGSTSKSGSSNSGFPWFGSSNTGQNKPGSGIGRGTSSGFSLGTGRTSSLGGGSVSIAQHLQDLQRIINPSYSSEEKQDLSRMLG